Proteins from a genomic interval of Halorussus rarus:
- a CDS encoding amino acid permease → MPKDLERDLGLYATITISIGAMIGSGIFVLPGLAAKKTGPSVIFAYLLAGLIVLPAVLSKAEMATALPEAGGTYLYIDRAMGPLLGTIAGIGAWFSLVFKSAFALVGLGAYLLLLVSIPNALLVTVSLGLGVLLVAVNVVGVKQSGRLQAVVVSLVLLALAAFILDGITYVDSTRFHPLATHDSGGVLAATGFVFVSYAGVTKIASVAEEVENPGRNIPIAMLASVVMMMFVYTLTVYVMVGVSPADDLMANDMLTPMALAASQFAGRFGELALSAVAVLALTSMANAGILSSSRFPLAMSRDSLAPERLSDVSERFKTPVASVTLTGVLLLGLIAFVPVVELAKLASAFKILIFTFINVALIAFRESSLEWYTPEFTSPAYPWVQLAGIVGGLVLLTQMGPVAIGGAVGIIVAGVLWYRVYGREKTEREGAALDAIRRTAGSRSLTELEHEFTRTDGTVLVAMDETTSPRRERTLLTVAASVAAMQNGRVYAVRFEEVPEQLSLSSATDVTETDRAFERQTRELAEDLPADIVPYEVVSHDRKRAVVNYAAEIDAELLLGEWEPDRLHAELLGSDVDWFMEHAPCETAFLRERALAEVDDVAVITRRGPHGSVKVMLANALAVQYDATIRFITAVGEDASDELVDSTGEYHRELEALCSATTRSEIVRTGDPVDGVVTRATDADVAIVGTVAHSRVHELVLGDPATEISDRLDCPVLLVHPRQSKAQSLLRRLIERVVF, encoded by the coding sequence ATGCCAAAGGATCTCGAACGCGATCTCGGTCTTTACGCGACGATCACCATCAGCATCGGTGCGATGATCGGCAGCGGCATCTTCGTCCTCCCCGGGCTCGCAGCGAAGAAGACGGGACCGAGCGTCATCTTCGCGTATCTGCTCGCGGGACTGATCGTGTTACCGGCGGTCCTGTCGAAGGCGGAGATGGCGACCGCCCTTCCCGAAGCCGGCGGCACGTACCTCTACATCGACCGGGCGATGGGGCCGCTCCTCGGAACGATTGCGGGCATCGGTGCGTGGTTCTCGCTCGTGTTCAAGAGTGCGTTCGCACTGGTCGGTCTCGGCGCGTATCTGCTTCTCCTGGTCTCGATCCCGAACGCCCTGTTGGTAACCGTCAGTCTCGGACTCGGCGTCCTCCTCGTCGCGGTGAACGTTGTCGGCGTGAAACAGAGCGGGCGACTGCAGGCGGTCGTCGTGAGCCTGGTACTGCTCGCCCTCGCAGCGTTCATCCTCGACGGCATCACGTACGTGGACAGCACCAGATTCCATCCGCTGGCCACGCACGACAGCGGCGGCGTCCTCGCCGCCACGGGCTTCGTGTTCGTCTCCTACGCGGGGGTGACGAAGATCGCCTCCGTCGCCGAGGAGGTCGAGAACCCCGGCCGGAACATCCCCATCGCCATGCTCGCCTCGGTGGTGATGATGATGTTCGTCTACACGCTCACCGTGTACGTCATGGTCGGCGTGTCACCGGCCGACGACCTGATGGCGAACGACATGCTGACGCCGATGGCGCTGGCCGCGAGCCAGTTCGCCGGGCGGTTCGGCGAACTCGCCCTCTCGGCCGTCGCCGTCCTCGCCCTGACGAGCATGGCGAACGCGGGCATTCTCTCCTCGTCCCGGTTCCCGCTGGCGATGAGCCGGGACTCGCTGGCGCCGGAACGACTGAGCGACGTCAGCGAACGGTTCAAGACCCCCGTCGCTTCCGTGACGCTCACGGGCGTGTTACTGCTCGGCCTCATCGCGTTCGTCCCGGTCGTCGAACTCGCGAAGCTCGCCAGCGCATTCAAGATCCTCATCTTCACGTTCATCAACGTCGCTCTGATCGCGTTCCGGGAGAGTTCGCTGGAGTGGTACACCCCCGAGTTCACGTCGCCCGCGTATCCGTGGGTCCAGTTGGCCGGGATAGTCGGTGGGCTCGTCCTGCTGACCCAGATGGGACCGGTGGCAATCGGCGGCGCCGTCGGCATCATCGTCGCTGGCGTGCTCTGGTACCGGGTGTACGGCCGCGAAAAGACCGAACGGGAGGGAGCCGCTCTCGACGCGATACGGCGGACCGCGGGATCTCGGTCGCTCACCGAGTTGGAACACGAGTTCACCCGAACAGACGGCACCGTCCTCGTCGCGATGGACGAAACGACGTCGCCGAGGCGCGAGCGAACCCTGTTGACCGTAGCGGCGAGCGTGGCGGCCATGCAGAACGGACGGGTCTACGCGGTCCGGTTCGAGGAGGTCCCGGAACAGCTGAGTCTCTCGTCCGCGACGGACGTGACCGAAACCGACCGCGCGTTCGAGCGACAGACCCGGGAGTTGGCCGAGGACCTCCCTGCCGACATCGTCCCCTACGAGGTCGTCAGTCACGACCGCAAGCGGGCTGTCGTCAACTACGCCGCCGAGATCGACGCCGAACTGTTACTCGGCGAGTGGGAGCCCGACCGACTCCACGCCGAACTCCTCGGCAGCGACGTGGACTGGTTCATGGAGCACGCACCCTGCGAGACGGCGTTCCTCCGGGAGCGCGCCCTGGCCGAGGTCGACGACGTCGCCGTCATCACTCGCCGGGGGCCCCACGGGTCCGTCAAGGTGATGCTCGCGAACGCCCTCGCCGTGCAGTACGACGCGACCATCCGGTTCATTACGGCCGTCGGCGAGGACGCGTCGGACGAACTGGTCGACTCGACTGGGGAGTACCATCGCGAACTCGAAGCGCTCTGCAGCGCCACGACCCGAAGTGAGATCGTTCGAACCGGCGATCCCGTCGACGGGGTCGTGACGCGCGCGACCGACGCCGACGTGGCGATCGTGGGAACGGTGGCTCATTCGAGGGTGCACGAACTGGTCCTCGGCGATCCGGCGACGGAAATCAGCGACCGGCTCGACTGTCCCGTGTTGCTGGTCCATCCGCGTCAGTCCAAGGCGCAGTCGCTCCTCCGTCGCCTGATCGAACGCGTAGTATTCTGA
- a CDS encoding universal stress protein, translating into MDVRRTLDAFPADPSPEVHEVDADTVAEGLVATAAENGGPLFIGASRTRLLKRWVLGSTPDRVIDRADDLGVPVVVYAQPTGLRDRASEALFPVSRYIRSVFR; encoded by the coding sequence GTGGACGTCCGGCGGACCCTCGACGCGTTCCCGGCCGACCCGTCGCCCGAGGTCCACGAGGTCGATGCCGACACCGTCGCCGAGGGGCTGGTCGCGACGGCCGCGGAGAACGGCGGCCCGCTGTTCATCGGCGCCTCTCGGACCCGACTGCTGAAGCGGTGGGTGCTCGGGTCGACGCCCGACCGGGTCATCGACCGGGCCGACGACCTCGGCGTGCCGGTCGTCGTCTACGCGCAGCCGACGGGACTGCGCGACCGGGCCAGCGAGGCGCTGTTCCCGGTGAGCCGGTACATCCGGTCGGTGTTCCGGTGA